Genomic segment of Salvelinus sp. IW2-2015 linkage group LG17, ASM291031v2, whole genome shotgun sequence:
tacaaatgccatgatgatctggacgagactaccaaatcaaggcaaaggtatgaatctctggattaactatctaatgttagctaaatttagtCATCAATAAATTGGCTAAAAAAATTTacttgacaattctgtgaatggtcttgtgcaagttttaaattgacacaatacctgttagcaaaggcgtcagctagagatgatgtctactttgatgctaattagcatttttgaatctgagagtaaatagagattAATATATTGATAagagtcaccttgtccgagagagatttacagagagatttacatggttatcaatacatcacgccagggtaagcctacgcccctattttaagtgtttctgaaGTCCCTTATGGGAAAAATTTATGGCGGAAATACAATTGGAactgtttccctgtttgactgctaggttttatgggtattatgaaacctccactgtggggctctatatcTTGTGAGCCCCCAATTATTTAGTTGTCAGGAAATGTCAAATTATTAAATTACATATGATAAATGCACTGAGAAATAAACCAACCGTGTGTGATTGTATCATAATTATTAGtcatgttttaagtgagaatcaaattgtatttgtcacatgtgctgaatacaacaagtgtagactttaccgtgaaatactaaCTTACAAACCCTTTCCCAACTAtacagttaaaaagtaagaaattaACAAAATGATAAAaacaaaatagtaacacaataaaatagcaaTAACGAATCCCCTTTCCAGACATGTTTTTGTTTAAAGTTCCAAACATGTAGGTTAGTTTGACAGTGGTAATGTGTTGCCTCACCTGCTTGACTAAGTAAAATAAACTGTAACTCTATCCACTGTGTCAATAGCTTCCCAAGGCGCCCACTCTCCAGGATGGACTTTCCCTGGCACAGTGGCAAGGTTTTGGAACAGCTCAATCACCAGCGTCAGCTGGGCCTGCTTTGTGACTGTACCTTCGTGGTGGACGGGGAGGACTTCAAGGCCCACAAGGCTGTGTTGGCTGCCTGCAGCGCCTACTTCCGCACCCTCTTCCTGGACCAGAAGGATGTGGTGCACCTGGATATTAGCAACGCAGCAGGTACATAAGCCTTTCCCTGGTTGATTAGTTAGGATGTCTGCAATAAGTGGATGTCTGCTGTTGCCCTTAAAAGTCTTGTTCGAAAATGATAACACTATTACGAATTATGGTATTTCCCACCTAAGACAGAAATATATGGAGGGAAAACACTGAATTATTTGCTTTACCCTAATATCCAAGACCATGTTCAACATCATGCTTAGGTTATCTGCCTCAGTCACAGCATGGCTCATGGATCCATCCCTGTGTATTCTACAGGTCTGGGCCAAGTCCTTGAGTTCATGTACACGGCCAAGCTGAGTCTGAGTCCTCAGAATGTGGAGGATGTGGTGGCGGTGGCCAcgttcctgcagatgcaggagATAGTCAATGCCTGTTCTGCCTACCAGTCTCTGGCAGTCTCCACATCATCCCAGACAACACAAGACTTAATTGACCGTGAGTACAGTACAGATCAGTTCACAAACAGTGGTTATTAGTACACAGTCATTAGCATGCTCGCTTTAACAAGACCACTAATGTTATCAGTACTTTCTTTTGGGACAGCTGAAGCAAGCACACTGATTTTCTTCAGGAAATTGACATTTTCTGGTTAATATTGTTCTCACCCATCATTTCTTCCAAACCATAAAGACAAGATTGAGGAAGGAGAGCAAAACACGGAGAAGGAGCCGTCAGYGACAAGGTCACATGACGAGGAAATCCCAAACCCCTCAGCAGAGGATGAAGGGCCAAAGGGCGTTCAGGAGGACCCGAAGGAGACCACCCCCGACGATGGGCAGATTTCCAGAAAGACCCCAGACAAACAGGCCCCGGGGAGAGGAAGACCCCCRAAAACCTCCACCCACGCCACACAGAGAAAAGCTGCAGCTGAAAGTGAGGAGGTGGAGAGCGCCGCCAAAGATGTGCCTGAGTTTCAGGATGACCCCTCGGATGCGGACTACACGCCCAGTATGTGAATAATTTGTCTTCATACTTTTCATTGATGGTCTGTATGTTTGATATTGCTGTGCTGATGAAGATTTATTTTGTACTTACAGAGTTGCCATTCAAGTCTGCAGCCGGTAGGTCTTACATGAGCAccaggagaagaaggacaaggagAGCTCCTCGACGCAACCTCTCACAGGGTAAACAAACAGATTGACTGATCTTCCTAGAAGTAATTACAGATCTGCCATGACTGGATAGGTTAAAGCTACCTTGCTTTCTCCTATCCAATCATGTCGGATCAGTGACTACTTCAAGGAAGGGAAGATGGAAGGCTATATTTTCTAAATATTTGACTGCAGTGGGCCGCAGTGTCTGATGGTTATGCAATTCCTATTCATAGATAATGACTCCAATGAGGGGAGTAGCGCACCAAAGACAGTAAATGAAGAGAAaaaagaggtggaggagggtgagatggaggaggaggaagaggagggaggtggtgaAGAAGTAGACGAGCAGGAGGatgaaggagatgagggagaagatGGCCAGGGGacggagagcggagaggagaggaatcgGCTACGGTTGGGTGCTGTCACCGACCGCACCGAGTCACGGTCCTACGGCTCTGTGACTCACAAGTGTGAGGTGAGAACCGTGTGcttgtttatgtgtgtggttACTTTGCACACTGTGATTAAACATGGAAATTATCAGCTTGAATGTTTTTTCATGATCCATTCCCTATTAGAGGACTTATTGTTTTaaactgtgtttgtatgttttccTATCAAATAGAGGATATTGCATTTACACTCATGTAATTGGGGGTTGCGCATTTTTTACTTACGTGCCATGTATTTTCTAGGACTGTGGAAAGAAGTTCACCCACACGGGGAACTTCAAGAGACACATTcgcattcacacaggagagaaaccttttagctgCCGTGACTGCCACAAGGCCTTCTCAGACCCGGCTGCCTGCAAGGCTCACGAGAAAACACACAGGTTCgtatcaagctcatcacctgtcTTTCTCTTGGGCATATTGACAAACCATTCCCGTTGTCCTATTTCTGGGGCCTTGTTGATGTTCTCTTTACAGGAATGATTGGTTTACTTTCTTATTTTAGATTTGCTTGAAGAGATCTACCCTCTCTTAATGTTCAAAAACAAGACTTTGTATGAACGAGGCGATTTGTGCAACACATCCCCTTGTAACTTGTTGATAATAACGATGATCAAATTGATAGTGAATTAAAATCAAGACAGTCATAAAAATCTGAGTTTCATTACATCAACATCCTCTCGAACCTCTCAACACCTGAGTAAGTATAAGTAAATATAAGTAGCTATATCTTACTTAAATAtatcttatgtctctctctccgtagCCCCCTGAAACCTTACTGCTGCTCCTCATGTGGGAAGAGCTACCGGCAGATCAGCCTGCTCAACTTGCACCGGAAGCGTCACACGGGCGAGGCCCGATACAGTTGCAGGGACTGCGGCAAGCTCTTCACCACGTCTGGCAACCTGAAGCGCCACATGCTGGTGCACAGCGGCGAGAAGCCGTACCACTGCGACTACTGCGACCGGGCCTTCTCCGACCCCACTGCCAAAATGCGCCACCTGGAGACACATGATGCCGACAAGGGCCACAGGTGTCCGCACTGCGACAAGCGGTTCAACCAGGTTAGGACCACTACTAAAACACGACTACACTGATAGATGTTGTAGTGTTTTTGTACAACCCTGTATATAGTTTCTCTCTATCCTTGCATTGAAATGTTGAACTGTACTCTAACCTGGCTATTCCTCTGTTTGGACAGACTGGGAATCTAAAGGCTCACCTGAAGATCCACATCACAGACGGCCCTCTGAAGTGTAAAGAGTGTGGCAAACAGTTCACCACCTCAGGTAACACCAGACTTCTGGGCTTTTAGTCATTAAGCGTCTCAGAGAGTGggagttctgatctaggatcaggccctcactgtccatgtaatcttattaattatgatctaaaaggcaacactgattctacatttacatttaagtcatttagcagatgctcttatccagcgcgacttacaaattggtgcattcaccttatgatatccagtggaacaaccactttacaataatgcatctaactcttttaagggggggggttagaaggattactttatcctttcctaggtattccttaaagaggtggggtttcaggtgtctccggaaggtggtgattgactccgctgacctggcgtcgtgagggagtttgttccaccattggggtgccagagcagSgaacagttttgactgggctgagcgggaactgtacttcctcagaggtagggaggcgagcaggccagaggtggatgaacgcagtgcccttgtttgggtgtagggcctgatcagagcctgaaggtacggaggtgccgttcccctcacagctccgtaggcaagcaccatggtcttgtagcggatgcgagcttcaactggaagccagtggagagagcggaggagcggggtgacgtgagagaacttgggaaggttgaacaccagacgggctgcggcgttctggatgagttgtaggggtttaatggcacaggcagggagcccagccaacagcgagttgcagtaatccagacgggagatgacaagtgcctggattaggacctgcgccgcttcctgtgtgaggcagggtcgtactctgcgaatgttgtagagcaagaacctacaggaacgggtcaccgccttgatgttagttgagaacgacagggtgttgtccaggatcacgccacggttcttagcactctgggaggaggacacaatggagttggcaaccgtgatggcgagatcatggaacgggcagtccttccccgggaggaagagcagctctgtcttgccgaggttcagcttgaggtggtgatccgtcatccacactgatatgtctgccagacatgcagagatgcgattcgccacctggttatcagaagggggaaaggagaagattaattgttctaatgaataagattacatgggaggacctgatcctagatcagcactcttactttTACACACTTTATGAACACAGgccctggtctctctctgtgttgatatatatatatatatatatatatactagtcTCTGGTCTTCGTATTGGTATATAACTGTAGTTTTGTTTCCCAGGGAATTTGAAGAGACACCTGCGTGTTCACAGTGGGGAGAAGCCCTATATCTGTATGCACTGCCAGAGAGCTTTCTCCGACCCCGGGGCGCTACAGAGACACGAGCGCATACACACAGGTAACAGTCCTAGAAATTGATTTATATGACTGTTCACATTTACCTCTTGCTTTGTACTGTGTAGCCTTAACATGTGTGTAACATAAACATGTGCAAAAATAACAGGAAATGCCTGTGCAGTTCATCATAGGTTAGAGACTGTAATGTaactgtagtatgtgtgtgtctcctgtaGGGGAGAAGCCATGTCTGTGTCTGATCTGTGGGAAGGGGTTCACCCAGGCCAGTTCACTCATCGCTCATGTCCGCCAGCACACCGGAGAGAAGCCCTATGTCTGCGACCGCTGTGGCAAAAGGtaaacagacacacgcacacagtatgATCCTATTGATATAACAGAGCCGTTTATGTCCTCTCTCCGACTTCAGGTTTGTCCAGTCCAGTCAGCTGGCCAATCACATCCGTCACCATGATAACATCCGGCCACACAAGTGTCACATCTGCAACAAGGCGTTTGTCAACGTTGGGGATCTCTCCAAGCATATCATCATTCACACAGGTAGGAAGTACCATTGTGAGTGAGCAGAAAGTGAGGTTCCCTGGGAGTAGTGGATATTAATGTATAGTCACCCTTAGCGACGTTGACAGAAGGCAGATTTTTTTCTGGTTTTCAGGGAAACATtattttcaacctaacttccGTTTTCCCTGAAAAACTGAATTTGGGACTCTGCTCAGGCGTCTTTCTATGTCTGCTTCTGTACATTAGGTTAATGGATAGTCAAAAAATAGTAtataatatgtaaaaaaaaaatggaatatagGTATATTTCCAGTGAAGAAAACAAAGCTGTTGGGTATCTGGGTACATTATATCCCCTCTGTCTTTAGTGTCCCTCCAACCTCCTTACCCTGAAGTATAACATTAGTCTACATTCACCCTTCAAGTCATTTTTTCATCCCACCATCCCCTAGGAGAGAAGCCCTTCCTGTGTGACAAGTGCGGCCGCGGGTTCAACCGCGTTGACAACCTGCGCTCCCACGTCAAGACCGTCCACCAGGGTAAGGCTGGGATGAAGCGCCTGGTGGTTACCGGGGGCGACAGCGACGACGGGGGTGATGAGTTTCACGGTGGGTCGGCCTCGGAGATGGACGACAACGAGATCAACATCGTCACCGTCACCACTGAGGACATCGTCACCCTGGCGACAGAGGCCCTGGCTGGCAGCGCTGTGGCCCAGCTGACAGGTCAGACCAATAGCATGCTGGGTAATGAAGTTCAGATAGGGGGAGGAGAATGGTGGTATGCAATGGATGTGACTAATAGGAATGAGATGAAYGGAATGTGGCTGTGTGAGAGTAATAAAGAAATGGACTCGGAATAATGAAGAAAATTCTCCTGTTGTGAACGTTTCTATGGATTCTGTCTGTTTCCAGTGGTGCCTGTGGCTTCACCGGTCTCAGCAGACGAGACGGAGGCTCTAAAAGCAGAGATCACCAAGGCTGTGGAGAAGGTGCAGGAAGCAGGTGAGACTGGCCAACACAGCTTTGATCAGCTATTACTATTCATCACTTGGATAACACGGAATGTAATatcagtattttttttgtttattaattcgaccatttaaaaaaaacaagcacacataaaacttaaaaagCCAttcatgcacatgaataaaatcatcgaggataacacacaataaagtctgggactatAGATTATACTTCCttatacacatactgtaaatcCTCACCATCAGTCTTCTCTGTCCTTCCCAGACCCCAACACTCAGATCCTGTATGCGTGCGACTCGTGCGGTGACAAGTTCCTGGATGCCAGTTCACTGGCCCAACACGTGCGAATCCACACAGCCCAGGCTCTGGTCATGTTCCAGGCTGACTCGGACTTCTACCAGCAGTACGCTGCTGCTGCAGGAGCCACCGCCGTGGGGGAAGTTGTTACCACAACCTGGCAACCCACCTCCGAGCAGGTCATCCAGGGAGGGGAGCTCGTCTTCCACACCCGTGAggccgaggaggaggaggggggag
This window contains:
- the zbtb17 gene encoding zinc finger and BTB domain-containing protein 17, coding for MDFPWHSGKVLEQLNHQRQLGLLCDCTFVVDGEDFKAHKAVLAACSAYFRTLFLDQKDVVHLDISNAAGLGQVLEFMYTAKLSLSPQNVEDVVAVATFLQMQEIVNACSAYQSLAVSTSSQTTQDLIDHKIEEGEQNTEKEPSXTRSHDEEIPNPSAEDEGPKGVQEDPKETTPDDGQISRKTPDKQAPGRGRPPKTSTHATQRKAAAESEEVESAAKDVPEFQDDPSDADYTPKLPFKSAAGRSYMSTRRRRTRRAPRRNLSQDNDSNEGSSAPKTVNEEKKEVEEGEMEEEEEEGGGEEVDEQEDEGDEGEDGQGTESGEERNRLRLGAVTDRTESRSYGSVTHKCEDCGKKFTHTGNFKRHIRIHTGEKPFSCRDCHKAFSDPAACKAHEKTHSPLKPYCCSSCGKSYRQISLLNLHRKRHTGEARYSCRDCGKLFTTSGNLKRHMLVHSGEKPYHCDYCDRAFSDPTAKMRHLETHDADKGHRCPHCDKRFNQTGNLKAHLKIHITDGPLKCKECGKQFTTSGNLKRHLRVHSGEKPYICMHCQRAFSDPGALQRHERIHTGEKPCLCLICGKGFTQASSLIAHVRQHTGEKPYVCDRCGKRFVQSSQLANHIRHHDNIRPHKCHICNKAFVNVGDLSKHIIIHTGEKPFLCDKCGRGFNRVDNLRSHVKTVHQGKAGMKRLVVTGGDSDDGGDEFHGGSASEMDDNEINIVTVTTEDIVTLATEALAGSAVAQLTVVPVASPVSADETEALKAEITKAVEKVQEADPNTQILYACDSCGDKFLDASSLAQHVRIHTAQALVMFQADSDFYQQYAAAAGATAVGEVVTTTWQPTSEQVIQGGELVFHTREAEEEEGGEVVAQADSQPEGQDEAVAEGEEMV